From one Rhodovulum sp. ES.010 genomic stretch:
- the phnF gene encoding phosphonate metabolism transcriptional regulator PhnF has protein sequence MGRNALWTAITATLRDEIGAGHYPPGARLPTEADLARRFGVNRHTVRRALAALSDDGLVHPRRGAGVFVTARPTDYPLGRRVRFHQNLKAAGQTPDKKILLTRTRQADAREAEALALPATAPVHVYEGISLGDGAPLALFRSVFPADRFPGLVSDLVETGSVTAALARGGVADYTRASTRITAKRATPTQAAQLAIGDDAPILRTVAINVDADGKPVEYGHTWFAGDRVSLVVTPD, from the coding sequence ATGGGACGCAACGCGCTCTGGACGGCCATCACGGCGACGCTGAGGGACGAAATCGGCGCGGGACACTATCCGCCGGGCGCGCGCCTGCCCACCGAGGCGGACCTCGCCCGCCGCTTCGGGGTAAACCGGCACACGGTGCGCCGCGCGCTCGCCGCGCTGTCAGATGACGGGCTTGTCCACCCGCGCCGCGGCGCGGGCGTATTCGTCACGGCACGACCAACCGACTACCCGCTCGGGCGGCGCGTGCGGTTCCACCAGAACCTCAAGGCCGCAGGACAGACACCTGACAAGAAAATACTTCTGACCAGGACGCGACAGGCCGATGCGCGCGAGGCCGAAGCCCTCGCGCTGCCCGCGACGGCGCCTGTCCACGTATACGAGGGCATCTCGCTCGGCGATGGCGCGCCGCTCGCGCTGTTTCGATCGGTGTTCCCGGCCGACCGCTTTCCCGGCCTGGTGTCGGACCTCGTCGAGACCGGCTCGGTCACCGCGGCGCTGGCGCGGGGGGGCGTGGCCGACTATACCCGCGCCTCGACCCGCATCACCGCGAAACGCGCAACGCCCACCCAGGCCGCGCAACTCGCCATCGGCGACGACGCGCCGATTCTGCGCACCGTCGCGATCAATGTCGATGCCGACGGCAAGCCCGTAGAATATGGCCACACCTGGTTTGCGGGCGACCGCGTGAGCCTGGTTGTCACGCCGGACTGA
- the phnE gene encoding phosphonate ABC transporter, permease protein PhnE, producing the protein MTMTAEALGARKHAADRLIRGKRLVAFGGPAAVLVYLVYIFFSFDIPGLADRARPDNAATLVRDTYSYKTHVTRNNRSGEITVAAEGERAGTWPEGETPGWVSLGPDRVEIDLPHGHAVAFLPGNAAIYRHPEFGEIRVWYEDGVRIAPPAQSLPDWVSYSGTRVDIRTEAGRLTLTRARTETFRYFFGWELFWFTLDSPYHGHSVLEILFGPQIDPARANVIGAWEDFWGNSLWHHAKVAWAIAETILMAFLGTMGAALVALPLAFLAAKNFTPLGVIRQLVRRAFDFVRGVDALIFTILLSRAFGPGPLTGSLAILLTDSGSFGKLFSEALENVDGRQIEGVASTGAGAVQRYRFGVIPQITPVLISQVLYFLESNTRSATIIGAITGGGIGLMLTQAIITQKDWEEVTYYILLIVLMVIFMDWLSGVLRRRLIKGGEGGH; encoded by the coding sequence ATGACCATGACCGCCGAAGCCCTAGGCGCCCGCAAACATGCCGCCGACCGGCTGATCCGGGGCAAGCGCCTCGTGGCCTTTGGGGGTCCGGCCGCGGTGCTGGTCTACCTCGTCTACATCTTTTTCAGCTTCGACATCCCCGGTCTGGCCGACCGGGCGCGGCCCGACAACGCGGCCACGCTGGTCCGCGATACCTACAGCTACAAGACGCATGTGACGCGCAACAACCGCTCGGGCGAAATCACCGTGGCCGCCGAGGGCGAACGCGCCGGGACCTGGCCCGAGGGCGAGACGCCCGGCTGGGTCAGCCTCGGCCCCGACCGCGTCGAGATCGACCTGCCCCACGGCCACGCGGTGGCCTTCCTGCCCGGCAACGCCGCCATCTACCGCCATCCCGAGTTCGGCGAGATCCGGGTCTGGTACGAGGACGGCGTGCGCATCGCCCCCCCGGCCCAGAGCCTGCCCGACTGGGTCAGCTATTCCGGCACCCGCGTCGATATCCGCACCGAGGCCGGCCGGCTGACCCTGACCCGCGCCCGGACCGAGACCTTCCGCTACTTCTTCGGGTGGGAGCTGTTCTGGTTCACCCTCGACAGCCCCTATCACGGCCACTCGGTCCTCGAGATCCTGTTCGGCCCGCAGATCGATCCCGCGCGCGCCAATGTCATCGGCGCGTGGGAGGATTTCTGGGGCAACAGCCTCTGGCACCACGCCAAGGTCGCCTGGGCCATCGCCGAGACCATCCTGATGGCCTTCCTCGGCACAATGGGCGCGGCGCTGGTGGCGCTGCCGCTGGCCTTCCTCGCGGCGAAGAACTTCACGCCGCTTGGGGTCATCCGCCAACTCGTCCGCCGCGCCTTCGATTTCGTGCGGGGCGTGGACGCGCTTATCTTCACGATCCTGCTCAGCCGCGCCTTCGGGCCCGGCCCGCTGACCGGATCGCTGGCGATTCTGCTCACCGACTCCGGGTCCTTCGGCAAGCTGTTCTCCGAGGCGTTGGAAAACGTCGACGGACGCCAGATCGAGGGCGTCGCCTCCACCGGCGCGGGCGCGGTCCAGCGCTACCGCTTCGGGGTGATCCCGCAGATCACGCCGGTGCTGATCAGCCAAGTGCTCTATTTCCTCGAGTCGAACACCCGCAGCGCCACGATCATCGGTGCGATCACGGGGGGCGGGATCGGCCTGATGCTGACCCAGGCGATCATCACCCAGAAGGACTGGGAGGAGGTCACCTATTACATCCTGCTGATCGTGCTGATGGTAATCTTCATGGACTGGCTGTCGGGCGTGCTCCGGCGTCGGCTGATCAAGGGCGGGGAGGGTGGCCATTGA
- the phnD gene encoding phosphonate ABC transporter substrate-binding protein: MKKLLAALVATTALAAPAVAEEITEFRIGILGGDNVQSRLNNYECLAEYTTEALGVETKLFTPADYNGVIQGLLGGALDMAWLGASGYAATYLKDPEAVEPVAVKTNLDGSYSYHSIGFARKDSGVTEIADLEGKVFGFGDPNSTSGYLIPSVEIPAQYDVTMEPGAFFGDVVFTGGHEQTIVAVYNGDIDAGVTWADGLGNWEDGYNSGALRRAVDNGLVDMNEMVRIWKSKPIPEGPVVLRRALPDDVKQKMSDLITGLYDRDQDCAYNVAFGDTAGFTPIAHEAYETIIEVRRQKNAN, translated from the coding sequence ATGAAGAAACTGCTTGCTGCCCTCGTGGCGACCACCGCCCTGGCCGCGCCGGCCGTGGCCGAGGAAATCACCGAGTTCCGCATCGGTATCCTCGGCGGCGACAACGTCCAGAGCCGGCTGAACAACTATGAATGCCTGGCCGAGTACACGACCGAGGCGCTGGGCGTCGAGACGAAGCTGTTCACGCCGGCTGACTATAATGGCGTGATCCAGGGCCTCTTGGGCGGCGCGCTCGACATGGCCTGGCTCGGCGCCTCGGGCTATGCCGCGACCTATCTCAAGGACCCCGAGGCGGTCGAGCCCGTCGCGGTCAAGACCAACCTCGACGGCTCCTACTCCTACCATTCCATCGGCTTCGCCCGGAAGGACAGCGGCGTTACCGAGATCGCCGACCTGGAAGGCAAGGTCTTCGGCTTCGGCGACCCGAACTCGACCAGCGGCTACCTGATCCCCTCGGTCGAGATCCCGGCCCAATACGACGTGACGATGGAGCCCGGCGCGTTCTTCGGCGACGTGGTGTTCACCGGCGGCCACGAACAGACCATCGTCGCGGTCTATAACGGCGATATCGACGCGGGCGTGACCTGGGCCGACGGCTTGGGCAACTGGGAGGACGGCTACAACTCGGGCGCGCTCCGCCGCGCCGTCGACAACGGCCTCGTCGACATGAACGAGATGGTCCGGATCTGGAAGTCGAAGCCGATCCCCGAGGGCCCCGTGGTGCTGCGCAGGGCGCTGCCCGACGATGTTAAGCAAAAGATGAGCGACCTGATCACCGGCCTTTACGACCGCGACCAGGACTGCGCCTACAACGTGGCCTTCGGCGATACCGCCGGCTTCACCCCGATCGCTCACGAGGCCTACGAGACGATCATCGAGGTCCGCCGCCAGAAGAACGCCAACTGA
- a CDS encoding DapH/DapD/GlmU-related protein, which yields MPRLSAATPFLHPDCTVTNCTFGRFVEIGQGSRLLNAEIGDYSYCDRYADIANTSVGKFANIASFARIGPTDHPMDKASLHHFLYRSADYWNDAEDDPDFFAHRAIRRARIGHDTWIGHGAIVRPEVTVGDGAVVAAGAVVTRDVAPYTVVAGVPAVPLRDRYAPGISERMQRLAWWDWDHARLRRALPDFRALGAAAFLDKYGG from the coding sequence ATGCCCCGCCTGAGTGCCGCGACCCCGTTCCTGCATCCCGACTGCACGGTGACGAACTGCACGTTCGGCCGCTTCGTCGAGATCGGGCAGGGCTCCCGCCTGCTGAACGCCGAGATCGGCGACTATTCATATTGCGACCGCTACGCCGATATCGCCAACACGAGCGTCGGCAAGTTCGCCAATATCGCCAGCTTTGCCCGGATCGGCCCGACCGACCATCCGATGGACAAGGCCAGCCTCCACCACTTCCTCTATCGGTCGGCCGATTACTGGAACGACGCCGAGGACGACCCGGATTTCTTCGCCCATAGGGCCATCCGCAGGGCGCGGATCGGGCACGACACCTGGATCGGGCACGGCGCCATCGTGCGGCCCGAGGTGACGGTAGGGGATGGGGCTGTGGTGGCGGCCGGCGCGGTCGTTACGCGCGATGTCGCACCCTACACTGTGGTCGCCGGTGTTCCGGCGGTGCCGCTGCGCGACCGCTATGCCCCCGGGATCTCCGAACGCATGCAGCGGCTTGCCTGGTGGGACTGGGACCATGCCCGTCTGCGACGCGCCCTGCCTGACTTTCGCGCGCTCGGGGCGGCAGCCTTCCTCGACAAATACGGTGGCTAG
- a CDS encoding NAD(P)/FAD-dependent oxidoreductase — protein sequence MALNRRTFLGTAAAASAALSAPRVLGQAKPRVVVVGGGAGGATAARYIAKDSQGAIDVTLIEPTRTYYTCFFSNLYIGGFRDFASIGHSYGTLAADYGVNVVHDWVTGIDRDAMTVTTANGASLPYDRLIVSPGIDFVEGSVPGWSVAAQNKMPHSWKAGSQTQLLKAQIEAMPEGGTFCMVAPPNPYRCPPGPYERISMVAHQLKANNPNAKILLVDPKPKFSKQALFEEGWQKHYSGMIERIGPDFGGANTSVDPDTMEVDIDGTVETVDVCNVIPAQKAGHIAEAAGLTDDSGFCPIDPATMQSRADANVHVLGDATIAGDMPKSAFSANSQAKVAAMQVRAALTGSNAFPAKYSNTCWSLIDTDDGVKVGASYQATEEKIAKVDGFVSATGEDAALRKATYEESLGWYAGITSDMFG from the coding sequence ATGGCACTGAACAGACGGACTTTCCTCGGCACGGCCGCGGCCGCCAGCGCGGCGCTGTCCGCGCCCAGGGTGCTCGGCCAGGCGAAACCCCGCGTGGTGGTCGTCGGCGGCGGCGCCGGCGGGGCCACCGCGGCGCGCTACATCGCCAAGGACAGCCAGGGCGCGATTGACGTCACCCTGATCGAGCCCACGCGCACCTATTACACCTGCTTCTTCTCCAACCTCTATATCGGCGGCTTCCGCGACTTCGCCTCGATCGGGCACAGCTATGGTACGCTCGCCGCCGACTACGGCGTGAACGTCGTGCATGACTGGGTGACCGGCATCGACCGCGACGCGATGACGGTGACCACCGCGAACGGCGCCAGCCTGCCCTACGACAGGCTGATCGTCTCGCCGGGCATCGATTTCGTCGAGGGATCGGTCCCGGGCTGGAGCGTCGCGGCGCAGAACAAGATGCCCCATTCCTGGAAGGCCGGCAGCCAGACCCAGCTCCTCAAGGCGCAGATCGAGGCGATGCCCGAGGGCGGCACCTTCTGCATGGTCGCGCCCCCCAACCCCTATCGCTGCCCGCCTGGGCCCTACGAGCGGATTTCGATGGTGGCCCACCAGCTCAAGGCCAACAACCCCAACGCGAAGATCCTCCTGGTCGATCCCAAGCCGAAATTCTCCAAGCAGGCGCTGTTCGAAGAGGGCTGGCAGAAACATTATTCCGGCATGATCGAACGCATCGGCCCCGATTTCGGCGGCGCCAACACCTCGGTCGATCCCGACACCATGGAGGTCGATATCGACGGCACCGTCGAGACGGTGGATGTCTGCAACGTGATCCCCGCGCAGAAGGCCGGCCATATCGCCGAGGCCGCCGGGCTGACCGACGACAGCGGCTTCTGCCCGATCGACCCCGCGACCATGCAGAGCCGGGCGGATGCGAACGTCCACGTCCTCGGCGACGCCACCATCGCCGGCGACATGCCGAAATCGGCCTTCTCGGCCAACAGCCAGGCCAAGGTCGCGGCGATGCAGGTGCGCGCCGCGCTCACCGGCTCCAACGCGTTTCCGGCGAAATACTCCAACACCTGCTGGTCGCTGATCGATACCGATGACGGGGTCAAGGTCGGCGCCTCCTACCAGGCCACCGAGGAGAAGATCGCCAAGGTCGACGGGTTCGTCAGCGCGACCGGCGAAGACGCGGCCCTGCGCAAGGCGACCTACGAGGAAAGCCTCGGCTGGTATGCTGGGATCACGTCCGACATGTTCGGCTGA
- the phnH gene encoding phosphonate C-P lyase system protein PhnH → MEMSTLTGGFADTPREAAVAFRTAMAAMARPGRIHDIAGATPPAPLSPAAGTLLRALADPMTPVHLAGRTDTRAVRDWLTFHTGAPPAARAEAAFAVGSWAELLPLDAYRIGVPDYPDRSATLIVEMEGLASEGARLTGPGIETEHRLSLPDIEAFRANRARFPLGLDFFFTAGTRMAALPRSTHVEAG, encoded by the coding sequence ATGGAAATGTCGACGCTGACCGGCGGCTTCGCCGATACGCCGCGCGAGGCGGCAGTCGCGTTCCGGACCGCGATGGCCGCGATGGCGCGGCCCGGTCGTATTCACGATATCGCTGGTGCAACCCCGCCCGCGCCGCTGTCGCCCGCCGCCGGCACGCTGCTGCGGGCGCTGGCGGACCCGATGACGCCGGTGCACCTGGCCGGCCGGACCGACACCCGCGCGGTCCGCGACTGGCTGACCTTTCACACGGGCGCGCCGCCGGCCGCCCGTGCGGAGGCCGCCTTTGCGGTAGGTTCTTGGGCGGAGCTCCTGCCGCTCGATGCCTACCGTATCGGCGTGCCCGACTATCCCGACCGCTCGGCGACGCTGATCGTCGAGATGGAGGGGCTCGCCAGTGAGGGCGCGCGGCTGACCGGGCCGGGCATCGAGACCGAGCATCGGCTGTCTTTGCCGGACATCGAGGCCTTTCGCGCCAACCGTGCGCGTTTCCCGCTTGGGTTAGATTTCTTTTTCACCGCAGGCACGCGGATGGCCGCGTTGCCGCGCAGCACGCATGTGGAGGCCGGCTGA
- the phnG gene encoding phosphonate C-P lyase system protein PhnG: MGDLNNRPGWMGLLAKAPAETLGELWKSLGPEPGFVWLRPPETGGVMVRGRMGGTGAPFNLGEMTVTRCALRLEGGEAVGHAYVQGRDKDKARRAALADALMQTDRADDVRTRLLEPLAAGLAEARRARAGRAAATKVEFFTMLRGED, translated from the coding sequence ATGGGCGATCTCAATAACCGACCGGGCTGGATGGGGCTTCTGGCGAAGGCGCCGGCGGAGACGCTGGGCGAGTTGTGGAAAAGTCTGGGACCGGAGCCCGGATTCGTCTGGCTGCGGCCGCCCGAGACCGGGGGCGTCATGGTGCGCGGCCGGATGGGCGGCACCGGCGCGCCTTTCAACCTTGGCGAGATGACCGTGACGCGCTGCGCACTGCGGCTCGAGGGCGGCGAGGCGGTCGGTCATGCCTATGTCCAGGGTCGCGACAAGGACAAGGCGCGCCGCGCTGCCCTGGCCGATGCGCTGATGCAGACCGACCGTGCGGACGACGTGCGCACCCGGCTGCTGGAGCCGCTAGCCGCCGGATTGGCCGAGGCGCGCAGGGCACGCGCAGGGCGGGCTGCGGCCACGAAGGTCGAGTTCTTCACAATGCTGCGCGGGGAGGATTGA
- a CDS encoding alpha-D-ribose 1-methylphosphonate 5-triphosphate diphosphatase: MPQILHPLRFTGGTILRDGELQRRSLAIADGRITKGPLPEVDLSGYLILPGIVDLHGDAFERHVAPRPAAPFALDMGLAATDREAAANGVTTAWLAQSWSWEGGRRGPGHAEALMNALDAYRPRMLTDLRIQIRCETHMVDTGARLLEAIRRHRIGYVVFNNHLDDAAEMVREDPMGFHQWAMSAGRDPESYKALVEAAAARAPDVPRHLCRLADAFDEMGVLYGSHDDPDGETRERFSMIGARIAEFPITRRAAAAAKAMNDPVLLGAPNVVRGGSQSGNACAADLIAQGLSDGLVSDYYYPALAHAAWRLVDAGLRTLPEAWAMISEKPAEILRLPDRGRLDFGRRADICVVNETTRAVEMTISGGRLTYLAGEAAHRLANRIHGLDMAAE; the protein is encoded by the coding sequence ATGCCCCAGATTCTGCATCCCCTGCGCTTTACCGGCGGGACGATCCTGCGCGACGGCGAACTTCAGCGCCGGTCCCTGGCGATCGCCGACGGCCGGATCACCAAGGGCCCCCTGCCGGAGGTGGACCTGTCGGGCTATCTGATCCTGCCGGGCATCGTCGACCTGCATGGCGACGCGTTCGAACGTCACGTCGCGCCCCGCCCGGCGGCGCCTTTCGCCCTCGACATGGGCCTGGCGGCGACCGATCGCGAGGCCGCGGCGAACGGCGTGACGACCGCCTGGCTTGCGCAGAGTTGGTCCTGGGAAGGCGGGCGTCGCGGCCCCGGCCACGCCGAGGCGCTGATGAACGCGCTCGACGCCTACCGGCCGCGGATGCTGACCGACCTGCGCATCCAGATCCGCTGCGAGACGCATATGGTCGACACCGGCGCCCGGCTGCTGGAGGCCATCCGGCGGCACCGCATCGGCTATGTCGTGTTCAACAACCATCTCGACGACGCCGCCGAGATGGTCCGCGAGGACCCGATGGGTTTCCATCAATGGGCGATGAGCGCGGGCCGCGACCCCGAGTCCTACAAGGCGCTGGTCGAGGCCGCGGCGGCCCGCGCCCCGGACGTTCCGCGCCACCTGTGCCGGTTGGCCGACGCCTTCGACGAGATGGGCGTGCTCTATGGCAGCCACGACGACCCGGACGGCGAGACCCGCGAGCGGTTCTCGATGATCGGCGCGCGGATCGCCGAGTTCCCGATCACGCGCCGCGCCGCCGCCGCGGCTAAGGCGATGAACGACCCCGTCCTGCTGGGCGCGCCGAACGTGGTGCGCGGCGGATCGCAATCGGGCAATGCCTGCGCCGCGGACCTGATCGCACAGGGGCTGTCTGACGGGCTGGTTTCGGATTACTACTATCCGGCCCTGGCCCACGCCGCTTGGCGGCTGGTCGACGCCGGTCTGCGGACCCTGCCGGAGGCATGGGCGATGATCTCGGAGAAACCGGCCGAGATCCTGCGCCTGCCTGACCGCGGGCGACTCGATTTCGGCCGGCGCGCCGATATCTGCGTGGTCAACGAGACCACGCGGGCGGTCGAGATGACGATTTCCGGCGGCCGTTTGACCTATCTCGCAGGCGAAGCCGCACATCGCCTCGCGAACCGGATTCATGGTCTCGACATGGCCGCGGAATAG
- a CDS encoding flavin reductase family protein, producing MERFTPGPDTQRAYRDALGCFATGVTVVTVTAPDGPVGMTANSFASVSLDPPLILWSPARASRRFPAMTEADRFAVHVLGAGEAAFAHRFARSGGAFEGLAMEWAKSGPPLIDEGWIARFVCARVAVHEAGDHAIVVGRVEAVARREGPPLVFASGAYGDFSPTKA from the coding sequence ATGGAGCGATTCACCCCCGGCCCCGACACCCAGCGCGCCTATCGCGACGCCTTGGGATGCTTTGCAACGGGGGTGACGGTCGTCACGGTGACGGCCCCGGACGGGCCGGTGGGCATGACGGCCAACAGTTTCGCCTCGGTCTCGCTCGACCCGCCGCTGATCCTGTGGTCGCCCGCCCGCGCGTCTCGACGCTTCCCGGCGATGACCGAGGCCGACCGGTTCGCGGTGCATGTGCTGGGTGCTGGCGAAGCGGCGTTCGCGCACAGGTTCGCCCGCTCGGGCGGCGCGTTCGAAGGGTTGGCGATGGAATGGGCGAAGAGCGGCCCGCCGCTTATCGACGAGGGCTGGATCGCGCGGTTTGTTTGCGCCCGCGTCGCCGTGCACGAAGCGGGCGACCATGCCATCGTCGTCGGCCGGGTCGAGGCGGTGGCCCGCCGCGAAGGGCCGCCGCTGGTCTTCGCCAGCGGCGCCTATGGCGATTTCAGTCCGACGAAGGCGTAA
- the phnE gene encoding phosphonate ABC transporter, permease protein PhnE: MAEISLTSGGVTATRAHYMALTRRRRLYSGITLLIFVLLLGSGFWIANDRNAGGFLDGFRQILDFPADVVSEAWEKRADMPRLLLRYFPALVETLNIAAVSTLLGFFGGMVLSLLSSRGLARWPRAIPLFRRIMDVLRALPEIVVALVLIYMLGGGPVPAMIAIAIHSSGALGKLYSEVNENADLKPVDGLASVGATWRQKMALGVIPQVAPNYLSYALLRFEINIRASAILGFVGAGGIGYELRNSMTWGQGRFDEAAAIFLLLFTTIVVVDQISSHFRNRLTEGREASV, encoded by the coding sequence ATGGCAGAAATATCCCTTACCTCCGGCGGCGTGACCGCGACGCGCGCGCACTACATGGCGCTGACGCGGCGGCGGCGGCTTTACAGCGGCATCACGCTGCTCATTTTCGTGCTGCTGCTGGGCTCGGGATTTTGGATCGCCAACGACCGTAACGCGGGCGGCTTCCTCGACGGGTTCAGGCAGATCCTCGACTTCCCCGCCGACGTGGTCTCGGAGGCCTGGGAAAAGCGCGCCGACATGCCTAGGCTTCTGTTGCGCTATTTCCCCGCGCTGGTCGAGACGCTGAACATCGCCGCGGTGTCGACGCTTCTGGGCTTTTTTGGCGGCATGGTGCTGTCGCTGCTCTCCAGCCGCGGGCTGGCGCGCTGGCCGCGTGCGATCCCGCTCTTCCGCCGCATAATGGACGTGTTGCGTGCCTTGCCCGAGATCGTGGTGGCGCTGGTGCTGATCTACATGCTGGGCGGCGGCCCGGTGCCCGCGATGATCGCCATCGCGATCCATTCCTCCGGCGCGCTCGGCAAGCTCTATTCCGAGGTGAACGAGAACGCCGATCTTAAACCCGTCGATGGGCTGGCCTCGGTCGGCGCGACCTGGCGGCAGAAGATGGCGCTGGGCGTGATTCCGCAGGTGGCGCCCAACTACCTCAGCTACGCGCTCCTGCGGTTCGAGATCAACATCCGCGCCTCGGCGATCCTGGGCTTCGTCGGCGCTGGCGGCATCGGCTACGAACTTCGCAACTCGATGACCTGGGGCCAGGGCCGCTTCGACGAGGCAGCCGCGATCTTCCTGTTGCTGTTCACGACAATCGTCGTGGTCGACCAGATCAGCTCGCATTTCAGGAACCGTCTGACCGAGGGCAGGGAGGCCTCCGTATGA
- the phnC gene encoding phosphonate ABC transporter ATP-binding protein — MLLSVDNVTKVFGRNVAVDRVSFEAARPAFIGIIGRSGAGKSTFLRMVNRLTDATEGAIRFDGRNVLHLKGKARRAWQSDCAMIFQQFNLVPRMDVVSNVLHGTLNRHSALASFFNLYPTEDVHRAIDILDRLGIAEQAAKRAEALSGGQQQRVAIARALMQDPRIILADEPIASLDPMNAQVVMDALRRIHEEDGRMVIANLHTLDTARRYCDRVIGMREGRVVFDGTPEQLTTGVARDIYGADASFSEASTSTSLETLDTTARVMMEESEVL; from the coding sequence ATGCTGCTGAGCGTGGACAACGTGACGAAGGTCTTTGGCCGCAACGTGGCCGTGGACCGTGTCAGCTTCGAGGCGGCGCGGCCCGCCTTCATAGGCATCATCGGCCGGTCCGGTGCGGGAAAATCGACGTTTCTGCGGATGGTGAACCGGCTCACCGACGCGACCGAGGGCGCGATCCGGTTCGACGGGCGCAACGTGCTGCACCTCAAGGGGAAGGCCAGGCGGGCCTGGCAATCCGACTGCGCGATGATCTTCCAGCAGTTCAACCTGGTGCCGCGGATGGACGTGGTCTCGAACGTGCTGCACGGCACGCTGAACCGCCACTCGGCGCTCGCCAGCTTCTTCAACCTCTATCCCACCGAGGACGTCCACCGTGCCATCGACATCCTCGACCGGCTGGGCATCGCCGAACAGGCCGCCAAGCGTGCCGAGGCGCTCTCGGGCGGCCAGCAGCAGCGCGTCGCCATCGCGCGTGCGCTGATGCAGGACCCGCGCATCATCCTCGCCGACGAGCCCATCGCCAGCCTCGACCCGATGAACGCGCAGGTGGTGATGGATGCACTGCGCCGCATCCACGAGGAGGACGGGCGCATGGTGATCGCCAACCTCCACACGCTGGATACCGCGCGGCGCTATTGCGACCGGGTGATCGGCATGCGCGAAGGCCGCGTCGTTTTCGACGGCACGCCCGAGCAACTGACCACCGGGGTCGCCCGCGACATCTACGGTGCGGATGCCTCGTTTTCAGAGGCGTCCACCTCCACCTCTCTAGAAACGCTCGACACGACCGCGCGGGTAATGATGGAAGAGAGCGAAGTTCTCTAA
- a CDS encoding carbon-phosphorus lyase complex subunit PhnI yields the protein MYVAVKGGERAIDNAHDWLAEERRGDASVDELSVAQIREQLSLAVNRVMAEGSLYDPDLAALAIKQARGDLIEAIFLIRAYRTTLPRLGVSAPVGTGAMGCDRRISATFKDAPGGQVLGPTFDYTHRLLDFKLAAEGAVPEAPRAEPSDAPMPRITDFLGRDGLIQDEPATDDTPPDLTREPLEFPANRALRLQSLTRGDEGFVLGMAYSTQRGYGRNHPFVGELRVGTVAVEMEIPELGLTVDIGEVQLTECETVNQFTGSKTEPPQFTRGYGLTFGHSERKAISMALVDRALRWEELGEDDTGAPAQDAEFVLAHADNIQASGFLEHIKLPHYVDFQSELELVRRLRAEAQATERDGQEAAE from the coding sequence ATGTATGTCGCGGTGAAAGGTGGCGAACGGGCGATCGACAACGCCCATGACTGGCTTGCAGAGGAGCGGCGGGGAGATGCCTCCGTCGACGAGTTGAGTGTGGCACAAATCCGCGAGCAGCTTTCGCTGGCGGTCAACCGGGTGATGGCAGAAGGCTCGCTTTACGACCCCGATCTCGCCGCGCTGGCAATCAAGCAGGCGCGCGGCGACCTGATCGAGGCGATCTTCCTGATCCGCGCCTATCGCACGACGCTGCCCCGGCTCGGCGTCTCGGCGCCGGTGGGCACGGGCGCCATGGGCTGCGATCGCCGCATCTCGGCCACCTTCAAGGACGCGCCCGGCGGGCAGGTGCTGGGGCCGACCTTCGACTACACGCACCGCCTGCTGGACTTCAAGCTTGCCGCCGAGGGGGCGGTGCCCGAAGCGCCGCGTGCCGAACCAAGCGATGCGCCGATGCCGCGGATCACCGATTTCCTGGGCCGCGACGGGTTGATCCAAGACGAGCCTGCCACCGATGACACCCCCCCCGACCTGACCCGCGAACCGTTGGAATTCCCCGCCAACCGGGCGCTTCGCCTGCAGTCGCTCACCCGTGGCGATGAGGGCTTCGTTTTGGGAATGGCCTATTCCACCCAGCGCGGCTATGGCCGCAACCACCCCTTCGTGGGCGAGTTGCGCGTGGGCACCGTCGCGGTCGAGATGGAAATCCCCGAACTCGGGCTGACGGTCGATATCGGCGAGGTGCAACTGACCGAGTGCGAGACGGTCAACCAGTTTACCGGGTCAAAGACCGAACCGCCGCAGTTCACGCGCGGCTATGGGCTCACCTTCGGCCATTCCGAGCGCAAGGCGATCTCGATGGCGCTGGTGGACCGGGCGCTGAGATGGGAGGAACTGGGCGAGGACGACACGGGCGCGCCCGCGCAGGACGCGGAATTCGTGCTGGCCCATGCCGACAACATCCAGGCCTCGGGCTTTCTGGAGCATATAAAGCTGCCGCACTACGTCGATTTCCAGTCCGAACTGGAACTAGTGCGCAGGTTGCGGGCCGAGGCGCAGGCCACGGAGCGAGACGGCCAGGAGGCGGCGGAATGA